The genomic DNA GTccagtttaacatttttttgttttcattacacAATAAGATTCTGAATATtgctacatttaaaataaggaTGCGGTTTAATATTTACTAAACAGTTCAGAAGCATGACTTAGCAGAAACCTTAAGTAGTAGTTGTATATTTACATGACCTCCCAGTGGTGCTGACTAACCATAAAAATATGTCCAATGTCTGTTcacatccatttttttttaacccagtaCTTGCAATATCTTGGGATTTCCAGTGGCCCTTTTATAGAAACTCAATTAACTCTATAtttacactgccctacaaagctgAGGAGGCTCTCAATTGCTTGAGAGGTGTAACTTGTATCTCCTTTTACATTAAAAAGCATGTTGTGCATCATAAATTAGTGCCCAGAAACCCTGGTGTACTGCAGTTTACCTTCACATCAGTGACTTTGGTTTCTGTGTTGTGAGACAATGatgaaatacagtatataattataaagagctcaaacaaaaaatgaataaatgtattaatgtctTTACATTCACTATATGCAcatttttgttcacatttgttccaacatttatttaaaaggcATAAAAGCAGACGGAAAAAATGATATCTAAATAGTCACCTCTAGTGATTAAATTGTATCTTCAACACACATTTAGGGCAATATTCATTTTATAATCAAACTCCAAAAATGTAAAAGGGTTTTATTATAAACAGAATCACTAATCACTAATTTATCTGAAACAGAAGTTTCGGATCTTACAGTGATGTTAAAGGTAGAATGAGTAGGATTttccaaaaaagaacaatagaGACTGATTTTTCTATGAGAACAACAGACTCATAGAAAAATCCTCCTTTCCTGGTATTGACACTATAATCGGTGTCATCTTGTGTTTACAAACTGCAACAGACAAATCCTTCTCATTCTGCCTTTAGGTTGTTAGGTTTTTATGCAGTCTGAAAGGATAATTTCACCAGAGAAATTGATTTTCTGCAATGAAAGCTGTTAGAGAGGAAACAGAGGGCTCTCTGAAGCTTGTGGTCTACTGAGTACAAGATAACTACTGGACTTGAAAAGACaactgcaggaaacacagagaACTATTGCATATTTTGATTTATGTTTATTCACTAATTGACAATTTCCTGAACATACATGCTATTttcagcaacacaaacacagacacatcaAACCTCACACGTCATGGTTACTCAATTATCAGAGATGATATGCATTACAGAAAATGTTGGATCTGGATTTTGTAGCTGAGATAGGAaatcattttattctgtttaatcTCTACTGCCTCTCTTTCAGATTTGTATTCATTAGCCTTGAGGATATGAAACAGCTGTAACCCAAATATTTGATTGGGTTTCTTTAACATGTTAGCAGCTTTTAACTGCATCCTATATAGGATAATATGTGTGATTGgagctttatttgtattttcttgtaaattatgtccACTTTGGTATGTCCATTTGATAAAAATCCAAACGAAAAAGCTGCTGATTCGGGCACTGTGAAATTCctgtttttattgcattaaattCCATGAACTCTTTCAAGTGAGTCTTTTGTTTCACAAAGTAGATTGAAATGTAACCACACAGTTTATCAGCTATTAGCTACAGTGAATGTCTTGTCACAACTAGGAGATGCTAAAGTTTATAGCTTTTAAACACGTAAAACTTCCCATGCacatttaacacaataaacattaaagggatggaaaatgcaaaacaacaaaactcaattgtcttttgttttgttgcatttaaaCCATCACCAAAATGTTTCAGTTCTCACACTTGCATGTGAATTGTTTTTCTTATGCTATAGCTTCACACTCTTGCTGTGGTTTCAGAAATAAAACCATtcagtccaaaaaaatgtaccccGGACAATCAGGACATGCTGAAAGCAATTCAAAGTCCTCTTGCTTTGACAAACTGTTCCTTTGATGGTGTCACTGCTTCCTCTGATCCCCCTTCCCCTGtgagaacattttttatatttcctcCAGCGTCCATGACCACGGTGGTCCTCTTCAGCTCCTCGTAGTGTGTCTGTCGCTCAGCGACTGCCACGCAGGCGGCCAGCACCTCATCAGACTCAAAATCATCATAGTCCTGCTCGAGCTCAGGGGCGTTAATGATCTGTTTTTTGGTCTCCTCCTCTTGCCGAGTTTTCTCCTTGGTTGCTAAAACCTGTTTCTGTAACCTCCGTGCCCACTCGAGGTCATCCTGCCACAGCGTGGGCTCTGATGGGCACAGGTGGATCGCAACCTGGAAGGACCTCACAGCCTACAGGGACAAGGACTGCATGAGCTTGGGATTCAGACACAAGCTTTAAAGGGTGGTCATGAAAGATGGGTGATAGAGAGTTTATACCAGCGTTCCCACAACatcttaaacattaaatataataacttttcaaggactttccaaTTCACTCATATTCAAGGACCCAACACAGCATAATTAAGCATGGACcaatgttaatttaatttttttctaatgaGGACTTGTCAAAGATTCTTCGCACATGATGTGAACTTTTACTGATTTGGTGCAGACTCTGCATCGGGCCATATATATGTCCTGCCCATCTTTAACAAGCCACTCCTGGTATTTACATTTTCCAGGCACAGCTGAAGATTCACTTATCGTTAGCTTTCTCACTTGCTTGCAGCTGTTTAACCTGCATCACTGGACTTCTATCACCAATGCACACATGTGACCATTGCACTTTCCTGAGGCAGGTGGTGCGTAAAACAATGACGTGagagacacacatgcagacaacgGAACAAAGCCTGTTTACTCATGGCaagtaaaacaaatatttaaagaacTTTTCTATATTTGCACAAAAATAAGCACTTTCAATGATCTATCTGTCTGTTTTCCAAAAACATTCATAGCCTTGATGTttttctctcacattcacaactaTGAGAACCATGTTATAGTCTCCAACATATTGAATGTTTAGCCTGAACTCTTTCAGGCCTGTTTACAGGTCTGCTGTAATTCTCACAGATGAATGGTAAAACATTGGCATCTGTGCAGCTGAACGAGCAGGTGGGTGCATCATCAGCATGTCAACAAGACAAGACTCTAACATTGCTCGTGCTGTGTGGTGAACAGATTCATGGTTTCATTAAGAAGACATCAATACCTCTCGGCTGACTATGCAGTTGTAGACCGACGTGAGAATTATTGTCCCACTGAACAGAAATACAGCCTCATATCGTTTACGGGACCTGACGTCAAGCTTTAGCTGTGATGCTTTGCAGCCTGTGAAATGGTGAAATAAATCCATCCCCACATGTGGTCTGAGGTGACTAATGAGCTCATAAACCAATCTGGACAGATGTCTTAAATCTGTCATTCTATGACAAATAGTTTTGTAATGGGAGGCCTGTTTTTATATGGTAATTAAACTAATGGATAAATGGAATATGGGTGAACTTGACTCTACCTTAAGAGTTCACAATTAACAACAAATAACACTGACCTACTTATGAATGAATTAGCATGATGGTGGTGAAGTGAggacaaaacaagtaaaagttACTAAAAGTTAAGTTCATGTGAAGGAGGCCTCCACTCATTTCAAAGAGGAGAGCTACTACACTACCTGTTAAAATGCTGTATCATATGTTCTAAAGCTCAGTAGGAGATTAGTGAAGTTTTCTCAGacatgaatatgaatgaaagtttaattcagagaatgcaACTCCTGAAACTGACCTGATGCAACCAGCTGGATCATTTTACTGGAGAAGAAATATGACTCTGCTCTAGTTGTTGGAACTACAATACAAAACACTCATGACAGGAACAGCCGGTTTAATTTTGGTCTGTCATCAAGTTACACACGGAAGTATTGTTAATTATTGACACCTGATAAGACCTGCTGTTGATGAAGTTTGTCATTTGTTTAGTGAATGTTTTGTAAATGTACACTGCTTTCTGCTGATGAGAAAGATAGATGATGGATTCAATAACAGATTTTTGTCAGAGTTTACAGAATCCATGTATTTTGCCAACCAACCTAGTTTTTCACATTCAAACCCTCACGGTAGTTGAGGAGAGCGACACTGTTGTAGGCCGGGGGCGAATAAAACACAGTTGACTACAGTAAAGAAAGGTTGTGCATTTGATCGggtttatttaagacaatactgatttattaaaatatctCCTTTGATAACGGGGTAGTCCAGGATCGTATATTTACATCATATAGTAAAGCTATAAGGGTCACGGTGCATGCagaatacacaatatatatatagatgcaTGGAATGCAGAAGTGCAAGATAACGCCCAGAAACCTTTAGTCATATGCCATCAGCAACATATGCTGAGAACAAGAAGTTGATTGCTCAGTCACACTATGCCAAGCGCAATTAAAATGCCAGAGATGGAAGACCTGCCTGCAGATTCCCAGTCAGCTACACTAGCAACAGAGACAGAGTAGTGTACAAGAAAGAATTCTGTGTGTTGCTCTGCTGTAAGGGATGTGAATGGAAACTTAACTAACATGCTAACACAGAGAGGTGCCTTTAGTGTTTAAATACAGCCAGTGTGAAACTAATTGAAACACTCATCCTCATGCAAATGTtttaaacgtttttgtattttttgaggCAGCACAAGAGTTGTTTCTCAGTCTTACAGCCTGTCGTGAGCTGTTGCCTTTTGGGAAAGTGTTCCCAAGTGTAAAAGTGCTATTTCAAAGTTACCAGTGGGCAAATGCTACATCAGTCTTTGACACTTGATCTACTgcttattaaaacaataaaaatgaacagattCTTATGCATTTGGGGGTTTCCCCAGCACAGAATTGTGAACTTTTTGTATAATTACATTATCCTAAGGATCAGCTAGGACATTTCTTATTGAAGTGCAATAGAAATTGCAGGAGTTCCCCTACAAGTGCTATGTACAGCTAAGAAGAGACATCTTTGACAAGTTCACATGCTAATAAAGACAGCTTAGCGATTGAGTTGCACCTGTTCCCAGTGATACGGTGAACCACTCCTGTTATGAAAATCTAATCCGAAAAAcgataaaaaactaaaacaagtaTGAACATAATACTTGATTACATTCTCTGTGAAAAAAAGTAACCTCCTTATAAACTTCTTTATGGGAATCTCACTTTAAACCAACTCTGCTTCCAATCTGATGTGGAATGTTTCCCACCTGTAACATAAATAACCTGCAGTGTCAAGTTCCACTGAAACGGTCTGTGACAGATTAACCGCAACAGATTTTTGACTAATGAAACTGTCTGTGCCCAAAACAACATATCAAGTTTGATCTTGATCAGAATGAAGTCTCAAGTCTTTTTTTCCAAAGTAATCCTTGAACAGACAAAATGCCGCAGTAGGCAGATTAACCGGCTCCCTAATGATAATAACGAGGAAGATAAATGGCAACTGAGCTGTCATGCTGCAATATTGTCAATGTCAGTTTCCAATGTTTGTAAAACATTAAGAGAAGCAAAATCAGAAGctatatgtttgttttatttgggtACTTTCCAGGAGTGGGAATTGAAGCAGGGAAGGAAAAGAACAGACTCATGAAAGAGAAAATGGGGAATCACtgcacttaaatttgcacaaacAGGCACTACTCAACATGTTGATGCACACAGAGCTCGAAAACTCGACCGAACAAGTCTCGCTAAAAATAGATTTTCTCCTTCCTTCCCAATGGCTTCATTATACAAGCAGGTGTGTCTATATTTGGTTTAGTTTTCGCTCCGGTAACTTTCAACACTTCCCATTGTTGTTTATGGTGCCGTAGGACAGGTCTCTCGTGCTGTGAGTGACATGTGGTGCCATTAGCTGAAGGGTTTCGAAGTTCAGCACTGTTTGCTTGGCTCTAAAACTGGCGAACAGTGTAACTGTGATCCGCGGGTTTCATACACCCACAGGTCCCGGCGTGTTCTGGGGCAATTTAAGCAATCGTCCAACCCTCAGGCGAGTGGGTGTGCTTCGAAGGAGGAACATCGCAGAGGGAGTTTGCAGAAAGTAGTAAACAGAAATAACTGATGTATGTTAACAACCCTTCAAAAGCGAAGACATCACTGATTTAtagttggttaaaaaaaaaaaaaagtgtagttATTTTGCAAAATCAgacttaaaaaatgaaatggtgCCATTCCAATGAAGATCATTAGAGGCCGGCAAAGCAAGAGGCACTACTGagttaatgttactacagtctatatgtatatatccaGCATGAATACTGGGGTGTTTGCACGGGTGAAATGTCACCTTTTTTGACTACAACCACacaatgcatttgttttaatgaCTGCAATGAGCACAATCTCGGCCACAACTCATACATCTTCATCTGCAATGAGTAAACaatgtgaaatgtttttattcctgcTTTCATGACCCCTCCTGATACATTCCTCGATGTTGTAATCACATTTGTTGACAATACTGAACCCAATAGCGGTGAGACAGCTTTTACGAGAATGCcgtattctgttttgttttcattttgagtgCATTGGCAGCTATACTCACCAGGTCCACCTCTCCCAGGTTGAGCTGGGCACGGCCCAGAGTCTGCCAGCCCTCCCACCAAAGTGGGCGGAACTTCACCGCCATTTCTGCTGCCTTGACTGCAGGAAACACTTCCTGTAAGATGGTCAGTACCTGTGAAGAAAGCAGCATGTTTAAAGATTTCTTAGAGCTACCATTacaaatgaacaacaaaagtgtaattggtaaatggactgcacttatggactgcttttatccaaagcgctttacactacagactgcgctcattcactcgttcacacacacattcatactggtggcagaggctaccctacaacagtgccacctgccaccattgggaattcattcatacacctatgaatgcagcatcaggagccatttggggttcagtatcttgcccaaggatacttcgacatgtagggcatggtcagggatcgaaccaccgaccttccgttCAGTGGGTGATccctctaccaactgagccacagccgccccataaTTCTGGATATTGACACAgtatgtgcaaaataaaaaaacaaaaacaaatcattgttcaagcaaaaaaaaaaatcaatcctTTTCTGCTTCCAACTCTGTTGTCTCTCAAATGTGAATTGGACGTTTAAAATGTCTCCTTGGAATGTTTGATGAGTGATTTTAAATGGGTTTTTATAATGGATGTGACTCATTCATTATTAGAACACAATgtacagaagaaaaagaagaagaacaacaacaacatcacagtCATGGTCATGAGATTACTTTCTCTAGTTTACTTATCTCTGTTCACATTTGACAGTGTTGCACTGAGTTAATTAACTTTAACATTGCCAGATTGTGCAGAGTCTTATGAACCATCCTTTGTTCGGACACGAAGTAGATAAATGCATGCTTgattgaaattattattattctatgcTGTCATGTTGGAAACAAGCTGCCAAGAAGATTAAACTATTTGCATAACAATCTGTGACAACTaatttgagataaaaagtttttcaagaGGCTCACTAATTATTGGCAGTGGTGCAGTGTTCTTTTCTGCCTGCGGCTGCGAAAATAACTTCGTATCGCAGCTATGTCTGTCAGAAGATCATACATATGGGAAGAAGTATGTGTCAGGCCAATATACTTTGACAGAACAGCTCTCTGCCAGAATGAGTGTCACAACAGAGTAGACGGTTTCAGTTCATCATCTCCATCATTCACAAGTGTGATTTTGACCAAAATAACCACAGAACTAAAACGACTGAGGAGCTGTTCCAACTTTACAAGAAATTACGATGCAGGAATAGAACCACTTCATGATGAATTTAAATAATTCGGGTAAACTGAACCCAAACCAGATCTTGGTAAAACTTTTATCATCGCCTTGACAGCTATGTTTGATTCATAGGAACGTCCAGTGATAAGCCACTAATTCTCAGAAATATCTGTATCTGAACACTGAGAACCAAAATGGCATGAGAGCTGTAAAACTATTAATATGCATGGAGCAGAGAgtacattctttctaatgaacTGCAGGAGGCGTCTCcactggtttttaaaaaaaggctgattgtttatttattacctcagtaaacattttcgtAATGGTAATAgaagcatgatgttcattttgtaaattatagtcCATGtttgagtaaaatagatgatcaAGCAGGATGTGCTTTAGGGTGTGTACATCTTTCATTGACAGGTTGCACCAAGGTGCACTGAGTAACTAAATTTAAATAGCTGTGACCTTGTTCTTGGGTGTTGTCGGTGTTTTTGCTTTTAGAACTTAGCCTGTTTTTTCctagccaaaattagcatcccaGCTGGTAACTTTGGTAttatatggtcacttctggcttcaaagggtagtccacaaaccaattggTCAGGTCACAGTGGCTACATCCATTTCTTTTATACATTCTATGGTTCACACTAATAAATAACCTCAAGACTTTAACACAAGATCTAAAATCgttttaatgaacaaaagggTCCATGCTCACTATCATCTGAAATCCTTTATATAGCCAGGAAGATGTGGTGACAGTTTTAAAATTGGAGCCAATTTCCTCCAGAACGCACTTCAGTCTGCAATAACAGACATAAAGACTGACAGGGGATGCAATTTGCACAATACTTATCGAGTTAAAATAGGAATAAAGTGATGAGAGCAAGTAAATGAGCAGCATCAGTGTAACCATCCTCGTCATCTGGGCAATTAATGGGAATATGACGAGGCTTAGCCTATTTTCAGCCTGTTAATGAACACTGGT from Centropristis striata isolate RG_2023a ecotype Rhode Island chromosome 19, C.striata_1.0, whole genome shotgun sequence includes the following:
- the ttc33 gene encoding tetratricopeptide repeat protein 33, producing the protein MASFGWKRKVGEKVSKSAVQQFEAEAQKSEDAGSSQDDEVDWLHAIKRRREVLLEDCAAKSKRLKDEGAMLAEHGRHWEAIKKLDEAIQLTPDNPLLYEMKSQVLTILQEVFPAVKAAEMAVKFRPLWWEGWQTLGRAQLNLGEVDLAVRSFQVAIHLCPSEPTLWQDDLEWARRLQKQVLATKEKTRQEEETKKQIINAPELEQDYDDFESDEVLAACVAVAERQTHYEELKRTTVVMDAGGNIKNVLTGEGGSEEAVTPSKEQFVKARGL